In one window of Mobula hypostoma chromosome X1 unlocalized genomic scaffold, sMobHyp1.1 SUPER_X1_unloc_1, whole genome shotgun sequence DNA:
- the gpr84 gene encoding G-protein coupled receptor 84, translating to MDANLTSDKCHPEVFTYRYFGALLGIVVTLVGTVGNVMTLLAFATDPHLRSRFNFLILNLTVSDLIYCAFLQPFTVDTFIHFTWRGGALACRVFGLILFVANAVSIFNLILIAVGRYILITDSRRFDRLSSNRVLPFILALPWALGLALFGPLWNIYVFLPAVCTCSFHRSRGRPYTTILMFFMFGFGLSCIGIFYYLIYRKVRSVSQALEEYRLENQGRHKIQHAQPHRAAPSDSGLAVDEEDPSRSQATDGTSVAAWEGPSEPGTDSQPAAPTPDPPSASAGGGEKGKGAVSSKRSGNQEFQRVTRMCFAMFLVYVACYFPFCIIHVADGKKRAPILLHMIAGNCTWLNSCLNPLLYAVMNRQFQTAYLGVLRRAAGLFTRCFCPGRS from the exons ATGGACGCCAATCTGACCAGTGACAAATGCCACCCTGAAGTCTTCACGTACCGCTATTTCGGAGCGCTGCTGGGGATCGTGGTGACGCTGGTGGGGACAGTGGGCAACGTGATGACCCTGCTGGCCTTCGCCACCGACCCCCACCTCCGTTCCCGCTTCAACTTCCTCATCCTCAACTTGACTGTGTCTGACCTGATATACTGCGCCTTCCTGCAGCCTTTCACGGTCGATACCTTTATCCACTTCACCTGGAGGGGCGGCGCCCTCGCCTGCCGCGTCTTCGGTCTTATCCTCTTCGTGGCTAACGCCGTTTCCATCTTCAACCTCATCCTGATTGCTGTGGGCCGCTACATCCTCATCACGGACTCCCGCCGCTTTGACCGCCTCTCCTCTAATCGCGTACTCCCCTTCATCCTGGCCCTGCCCTGGGCCCTGGGGCTGGCTCTCTTCGGCCCCCTCTGGAACATCTACGTCTTCCTGCCGGCCGTCTGCACCTGCTCCTTCCACCGCTCCCGGGGGAGACCCTACACAACCATCCTGATGTTCTTCATGTTCGGCTTCGGCCTCAGCTGCATCGGCATCTTCTACTACCTCATCTATCGCAAG GTCCGCAGCGTATCGCAGGCACTGGAGGAGTACCGGCTGGAGAACCAGGGTCGGCACAAGATCCAGCACGCCCAACCCCACAGGGCCGCACCCTCCGACAGCGGGCTGGCCGTGGACGAGGAGGACCCCAGCCGCTCCCAAGCCACGGATGGGACTAGTGTGGCGGCGTGGGAGGGGCCGTCCGAGCCAGGGACGGACTCCCAGCCCGCTGCCCCCACCCCCGACCCTCCCTCCGCCTCTGCTGGCGGTGGAGAAAAAGGAAAGGGGGCGGTCTCGTCCAAGCGGAGTGGGAATCAGGAGTTCCAGAGGGTAACCCGCATGTGCTTCGCCATGTTCCTGGTCTACGTGGCCTGTTACTTCCCCTTCTGTATCATTCACGTGGCGGACGGAAAGAAACGGGCCCCCATCCTCCTGCACATGATCGCCGGTAACTGCACCTGGCTGAACAGCTGTCTCAACCCCCTGCTCTACGCGGTGATGAACCGCCAGTTCCAGACCGCCTACCTCGGGGTGCTGAGGCGTGCTGCCGGCCTGTTCACCCGCTGCTTCTGCCCCGGGAGGTCTTAG